From a region of the Ponticoccus alexandrii genome:
- a CDS encoding amino acid ABC transporter ATP-binding protein has translation MALVEIENIRKNFGALEVLKGIDLTIEQGEIVTIIGQSGSGKSTLLRCINALEETSGGEIRIGGQRMAMDMPNLREMRQTVGIVFQAFNLFPHMTIERNVTLAPVLTGKITKAEAPALAEEVLSRVGLADKRKAYPGQLSGGQQQRVAIARCLAMRPQLMLFDEVTSALDPQLVGEVLKVMEDMARLGMTMILVTHEMGFARNVANRIVFMHQGRVWEQGPPAELFANPQTPELQAFLAASH, from the coding sequence ATGGCGCTGGTTGAAATCGAAAACATCCGCAAGAATTTCGGCGCGCTCGAGGTGCTCAAGGGCATCGACCTGACCATCGAGCAGGGCGAGATCGTCACCATCATCGGCCAGTCCGGGTCGGGCAAGTCGACGCTGCTGCGCTGCATCAACGCGCTTGAGGAAACCTCGGGCGGCGAGATCCGCATCGGCGGGCAGCGCATGGCGATGGACATGCCGAACCTGCGCGAGATGCGCCAGACCGTCGGCATCGTCTTCCAGGCGTTCAACCTCTTTCCCCACATGACCATCGAGCGCAACGTGACGCTGGCCCCGGTGCTGACCGGCAAGATTACCAAGGCAGAGGCCCCTGCGCTGGCCGAAGAGGTGCTGTCGCGCGTCGGCCTCGCCGACAAGCGCAAGGCTTACCCGGGACAGCTCTCCGGCGGGCAGCAGCAGCGTGTCGCGATTGCCCGTTGCCTTGCCATGCGCCCGCAGCTGATGCTGTTCGACGAGGTGACCTCGGCGCTTGACCCGCAGCTGGTGGGCGAGGTGCTGAAGGTCATGGAGGACATGGCGCGGCTGGGGATGACCATGATCCTCGTGACCCACGAGATGGGCTTTGCCCGCAATGTCGCCAATCGCATCGTTTTCATGCACCAGGGCCGCGTCTGGGAACAAGGCCCGCCCGCAGAGCTGTTTGCCAACCCGCAAACCCCCGAGCTGCAAGCCTTTCTTGCGGCCTCTCACTAA